One region of Oryza glaberrima chromosome 7, OglaRS2, whole genome shotgun sequence genomic DNA includes:
- the LOC127779131 gene encoding serine/arginine-rich-splicing factor SR34-like isoform X2, whose amino-acid sequence MRPNQLRPYEYTTRVYDVRHDQTPRLVSSPRLASSPAACAEQPPISATRAAAPASCYFRRVLAEGRMSRRWSRTIYVGNLPGDIREREVEDLFYKYGRIVDIDLKIPPRPPGFAFVEFEDPRDAEDAIRGRDGYNFDGNRLRVELAHGGRGNSSSFNNSGGGGRRGGVSRHTEYRVLVTGLPSSASWQDLKDHMRNAGDVCYSEVYREGGGTIGIVDYTNYDDMKYAIRKLDDSEFKNAFSKAYIRVKEYDGKRSRSYSRSRSRSRGRSYSRSRSPSKSPKGKSSRRSASRSRSRSASSRSRSESKGRSPSRSPARSESPNTSPANGDAASPKKRSPSRSPPQET is encoded by the exons ATGCGGCCCAACCAACTTAGGCCATATGAATACACCACACGAGTATACGACGTCAGACACGACCAAAcccctcgtctcgtctcgtcgcctcgcctcgcgagttcgcccgccgcctgcgccgagcAGCCGCCGATCTCCGCCACgcgagcagcggcgccggcgtcctGCTACTTCCGCCGTGTCCTCGCCG AAGGAAGGATGAGTAGGCGCTGGAGCAGGACAATTTATGTCGGGAACCTCCCGGGCGACATCAGGGAGAGGGAGGTAGAGGATCTGTTCTACAAG TATGGACGCATTGTTGATATTGACTTGAAGATCCCCCCAAGGCCGCCTGGTTTTGCTTTTGTTGAG TTCGAAGATCCCCGTGATGCTGAAGATGCAATCCGTGGACGGGATGGCTATAATTTTGATGGGAACCGTTTGAGG GTGGAACTTGCACATGGTGGGAGAGGTAACTCTTCCTCCTTTAACAATTCTGGTGGAGGGGGACGTCGCGGGGGTGTATCTAGGCATACAGAGTATCGCG TTCTGGTTACTGGACTACCTTCTTCAGCATCATGGCAAGACCTAAAG GACCATATGCGAAATGCTGGTGATGTTTGTTACTCTGAAGTGTACCGTGAGGGTGGTG GTACTATAGGAATTGTAGACTACACAAACTATGATGACATGAAGTATGCT ATCAGGAAACTTGATGATTCTGAATTTAAGAATGCCTTCTCAAAGGCCTATATAAGG GTGAAGGAGTATGATGGAAAGCGCAGCCGTTCATACTCACGAAGCCGAAGCCGAAGTCGAGGTCGCAGCTACAGCAGAAGCAGGAGTCCAAG CAAGTCTCCCAAGGGAAAGTCATCACGCCGTTCAGCATCTAGATCTCGATCGAGATCAGCTTCTTCCCGTTCAAGATCAGAGTCAAAGGGGCGCTCTCCATCAAG ATCACCAGCAAGATCTGAGTCTCCAAATACCTCT CCTGCCAATGGTGATGCAGCAAGCCCCAAGAAACGCAGCCCAAGCAGGAGCCCCCCCCAAGAAACGTAG
- the LOC127779132 gene encoding universal stress protein PHOS34-like, whose translation MAAAEGEQGKTVVVVGVDDSEHSNYALEWTMQHLASGMAGGGGGAELVIVHAKPSPSSVVGFGAGPGSGEVVRYVEADLRKTAEDVVEKARRLCIANAMHALIEVIEGEPRYVLCNAVEKHSAGLLVVGSHGYGAIKRAFLGSVSDYCAHHAHCSVMIVKQPKAKRSRAETA comes from the exons atggcggcggcggagggggagcaggggaagacggtggtggtggtcggggTGGACGACAGCGAGCACAGCAACTACGCGCTGGAGTGGACGATGCAGCACCTGGCGAGCGGcatggcaggcggcggcggcggcgccgagctcgTCATCGTCCACGCCAAGCCCTCGCCGTCCTCCGTCGTCGGTTTCGGCGCCGGCCCCG GGTCTGGAGAGGTGGTGAGATACGTGGAGGCCGACCTGCGCAAGACGGCGGAGGATGTCGTCGAGAAGGCGCGCCGCCTCTGCATCGCCAACGCG ATGCACGCGTTGATCGAGGTGATCGAAGGGGAGCCCAGGTACGTGCTGTGCAACGCGGTGGAGAAGCACAGCGCGGGGTTGCTCGTCGTCGGCAGCCATGGCTACGGCGCAATCAAGAGGGCCTTCCTGGGGAGCGTCAGCGACTACTGCGCCCACCACGCGCACTGCTCCGTCATGATCGTCAAGCAACCCAAGGCCAAGCGCTCTCGTGCCGAGACCGCGTGA
- the LOC127778804 gene encoding uncharacterized protein LOC127778804, with amino-acid sequence MAEEKSTMQSMREWVVDHKLRAVGTLWLTGVASSIAYNWSRPGMKTSVKIIHARLHAQALTLAALAGSALVEYYDHRSGSGSRVHQYAKQFITPESNPQKE; translated from the exons ATGGCGGAGGAGAAGAGCACGATGCAGTCGATGAGGGAGTGGGTCGTCGACCACAAGCTCCGGGCCGTCG GGACGCTGTGGCTGACTGGGGTGGCGAGCTCGATCGCGTACAACTGGTCGAGGCCCGGCATGAAGACCAGCGTCAAGATCATCCACGCCAG GTTGCATGCTCAGGCCCTCACACTGGCTGCATTGGCTGGCTCTGCACTGGTGGAGTACTACGACCATCGGTCAGGTTCAGGATCAAGAGTTCATCAGTATGCGAAGCAGTTCATCACACCTGAGAGCAACCCACAAAAAGAATAG
- the LOC127779131 gene encoding serine/arginine-rich-splicing factor SR34-like isoform X3 translates to MSRRWSRTIYVGNLPGDIREREVEDLFYKYGRIVDIDLKIPPRPPGFAFVELLVYFWILLNILTVYICCLAMKFEDPRDAEDAIRGRDGYNFDGNRLRVELAHGGRGNSSSFNNSGGGGRRGGVSRHTEYRVLVTGLPSSASWQDLKDHMRNAGDVCYSEVYREGGGTIGIVDYTNYDDMKYAIRKLDDSEFKNAFSKAYIRVKEYDGKRSRSYSRSRSRSRGRSYSRSRSPSKSPKGKSSRRSASRSRSRSASSRSRSESKGRSPSRSPARSESPNTSPANGDAASPKKRSPSRSPPQET, encoded by the exons ATGAGTAGGCGCTGGAGCAGGACAATTTATGTCGGGAACCTCCCGGGCGACATCAGGGAGAGGGAGGTAGAGGATCTGTTCTACAAG TATGGACGCATTGTTGATATTGACTTGAAGATCCCCCCAAGGCCGCCTGGTTTTGCTTTTGTTGAG CTACTTGTCTACTTTTGGATTTTATTGAATATCCTTACTGTCTATATTTGTTGCCTTGCCATGAAGTTCGAAGATCCCCGTGATGCTGAAGATGCAATCCGTGGACGGGATGGCTATAATTTTGATGGGAACCGTTTGAGG GTGGAACTTGCACATGGTGGGAGAGGTAACTCTTCCTCCTTTAACAATTCTGGTGGAGGGGGACGTCGCGGGGGTGTATCTAGGCATACAGAGTATCGCG TTCTGGTTACTGGACTACCTTCTTCAGCATCATGGCAAGACCTAAAG GACCATATGCGAAATGCTGGTGATGTTTGTTACTCTGAAGTGTACCGTGAGGGTGGTG GTACTATAGGAATTGTAGACTACACAAACTATGATGACATGAAGTATGCT ATCAGGAAACTTGATGATTCTGAATTTAAGAATGCCTTCTCAAAGGCCTATATAAGG GTGAAGGAGTATGATGGAAAGCGCAGCCGTTCATACTCACGAAGCCGAAGCCGAAGTCGAGGTCGCAGCTACAGCAGAAGCAGGAGTCCAAG CAAGTCTCCCAAGGGAAAGTCATCACGCCGTTCAGCATCTAGATCTCGATCGAGATCAGCTTCTTCCCGTTCAAGATCAGAGTCAAAGGGGCGCTCTCCATCAAG ATCACCAGCAAGATCTGAGTCTCCAAATACCTCT CCTGCCAATGGTGATGCAGCAAGCCCCAAGAAACGCAGCCCAAGCAGGAGCCCCCCCCAAGAAACGTAG
- the LOC127778379 gene encoding F-box/kelch-repeat protein SKIP6-like has product MSTSAPTSSPEPPEFIRGSLIPALPDDLAIHCVALLPRAAHPSLALVSRAFHTLLCRDPGPLLAARRRLRLSDPHVILSLRPPASASPLFFLLLPHPGWPPLPLPSPPVPVSSSSSVAVDGNRVFLFGGSVSGVPSPSVQILDPRTRSWSVGPRLSSPREFAAAVAHSGVLFVAGGCVPSSPFWAESLNLSSPDAKWSPVPSPPHFREKWMHGSASLAGKVLAVADRGGLAYDPAAPPTEAWAPVSPILDMGWKGRAAVVGGILYSYDYLGQVKGYDPDTDCWSKVEGLEQELPKFLCGATLANVGELLYLVWEGKWKGKGKAKGKGEARSMVVIDWAAIAVTKAEEGRLTGKVLSRDTIVFKDMPKGSAITHCIALEL; this is encoded by the coding sequence ATGTCCACCTCCGCACCCACCTCGTCGCCTGAGCCGCCGGAGTTCATCCGCGGGAGCCTCATCCCGGCTCTCCCCGACGACCTGGCCATCCACTGCGTCGCCCTGCTGCCGCGCGCCGCGCACCCCTCCCTCGCGCTCGTCTCCCGCGCCTTCCACACCTTGCTGTGCCGCGACCCGGGTCCCCTCctggccgcgcgccgccgcctccgcctctccgaCCCCCACGTCATCCTCTCCCTCcgcccgccggcctccgcctcgcctctcttcttcctcctcctcccgcatcCCGGATGGCCACCGCTGCCTCTCCCGTCCCCTCCCgtccccgtctcctcctcctcctcggtcgccgtcgacggcaaCCGGGTGTTCCTCTTCGGCGGGTCCGTCTCCGGAGTGCCGTCCCCGTCGGTGCAGATCTTGGACCCCCGCACCAGATCCTGGTCAGTCGGCCCGCGCCTCTCCTCTCCGCgggagttcgccgccgccgttgcccacTCCGGCGTACTATTCGTCGCCGGCGGTTGTGTTCCTTCCTCCCCCTTCTGGGCTGAGTCCCTGAACCTCTCCTCCCCGGATGCAAAGTGGTCTCCGGTCCCCAGCCCGCCCCACTTCCGGGAGAAGTGGATGCACGGCTCCGCCTCGCTCGCCGGGAAGGTCCTCGCGGTGGCCGATCGCGGCGGCTTGGCCTACGACCCGGCTGCGCCGCCTACTGAGGCATGGGCGCCGGTTTCTCCGATCCTTGACATGGGGTGGAAGGGCCGTGCAGCTGTGGTCGGTGGAATCCTCTACTCCTACGATTACTTGGGGCAGGTCAAGGGCTATGATCCGGACACCGATTGCTGGAGCAAGGTGGAAGGGTTGGAGCAGGAGCTGCCCAAGTTCTTGTGTGGTGCCACTCTCGCCAATGTCGGTGAACTGCTCTACTTGGTTTGGGAAGGGAAGTGGAAAGGGAAAGGGAAAGCGAAAGGAAAGGGCGAAGCAAGGAGCATGGTGGTGATTGATTGGGCTGCCATTGCGGTGACGAAAGCCGAAGAGGGCCGGCTAACGGGGAAGGTGTTGTCAAGGGACACCATTGTATTCAAGGACATGCCAAAGGGGTCAGCAATCACACATTGCATCGCATTGGAGCTGTGA
- the LOC127779131 gene encoding serine/arginine-rich-splicing factor SR34-like isoform X1: MRPNQLRPYEYTTRVYDVRHDQTPRLVSSPRLASSPAACAEQPPISATRAAAPASCYFRRVLAEGRMSRRWSRTIYVGNLPGDIREREVEDLFYKYGRIVDIDLKIPPRPPGFAFVELLVYFWILLNILTVYICCLAMKFEDPRDAEDAIRGRDGYNFDGNRLRVELAHGGRGNSSSFNNSGGGGRRGGVSRHTEYRVLVTGLPSSASWQDLKDHMRNAGDVCYSEVYREGGGTIGIVDYTNYDDMKYAIRKLDDSEFKNAFSKAYIRVKEYDGKRSRSYSRSRSRSRGRSYSRSRSPSKSPKGKSSRRSASRSRSRSASSRSRSESKGRSPSRSPARSESPNTSPANGDAASPKKRSPSRSPPQET; the protein is encoded by the exons ATGCGGCCCAACCAACTTAGGCCATATGAATACACCACACGAGTATACGACGTCAGACACGACCAAAcccctcgtctcgtctcgtcgcctcgcctcgcgagttcgcccgccgcctgcgccgagcAGCCGCCGATCTCCGCCACgcgagcagcggcgccggcgtcctGCTACTTCCGCCGTGTCCTCGCCG AAGGAAGGATGAGTAGGCGCTGGAGCAGGACAATTTATGTCGGGAACCTCCCGGGCGACATCAGGGAGAGGGAGGTAGAGGATCTGTTCTACAAG TATGGACGCATTGTTGATATTGACTTGAAGATCCCCCCAAGGCCGCCTGGTTTTGCTTTTGTTGAG CTACTTGTCTACTTTTGGATTTTATTGAATATCCTTACTGTCTATATTTGTTGCCTTGCCATGAAGTTCGAAGATCCCCGTGATGCTGAAGATGCAATCCGTGGACGGGATGGCTATAATTTTGATGGGAACCGTTTGAGG GTGGAACTTGCACATGGTGGGAGAGGTAACTCTTCCTCCTTTAACAATTCTGGTGGAGGGGGACGTCGCGGGGGTGTATCTAGGCATACAGAGTATCGCG TTCTGGTTACTGGACTACCTTCTTCAGCATCATGGCAAGACCTAAAG GACCATATGCGAAATGCTGGTGATGTTTGTTACTCTGAAGTGTACCGTGAGGGTGGTG GTACTATAGGAATTGTAGACTACACAAACTATGATGACATGAAGTATGCT ATCAGGAAACTTGATGATTCTGAATTTAAGAATGCCTTCTCAAAGGCCTATATAAGG GTGAAGGAGTATGATGGAAAGCGCAGCCGTTCATACTCACGAAGCCGAAGCCGAAGTCGAGGTCGCAGCTACAGCAGAAGCAGGAGTCCAAG CAAGTCTCCCAAGGGAAAGTCATCACGCCGTTCAGCATCTAGATCTCGATCGAGATCAGCTTCTTCCCGTTCAAGATCAGAGTCAAAGGGGCGCTCTCCATCAAG ATCACCAGCAAGATCTGAGTCTCCAAATACCTCT CCTGCCAATGGTGATGCAGCAAGCCCCAAGAAACGCAGCCCAAGCAGGAGCCCCCCCCAAGAAACGTAG
- the LOC127778380 gene encoding uncharacterized protein LOC127778380: MVPAGAEDYYGPYYHGGGRHGGGGGPPHALLLMAVVLALAVAGPRVLGEGAGEAITAALTDMLSPVGLLLLPVSLVFVIRILSDDRSAAVLANVLAFGAGAPDAVHRVGGSPVGVVVVLFLVLMMVYYRPSWLLRGGAGAGGEGDGE, encoded by the coding sequence ATGGTGCCGGCCGGGGCGGAGGATTATTACGGGCCGTActaccacggcggcggccggcacggcggtggcggcgggccgCCGCACGCGCTGCTGCTGATGGCGGTGGTGCTGGCGCTGGCGGTCGCGGGGCCGCGGGTGCTCGGCGAGGGCGCCGGGGAGGCGATCACCGCGGCCTTGACCGACATGCTCAGCCCCGTGGGGCTCCTGCTGCTTCCCGTCAGCCTCGTCTTCGTCATCCGCATCCTCTCCGACGACCGcagcgccgccgtgctcgccaaCGTCCTCGCcttcggcgccggcgcgcccgACGCCGTCCACCGCGTCGGGGGTTCGCCGGTGGGGGTCGTGGTCGTGCTGTTCCTCGTACTGATGATGGTTTACTACCGGCCGTCGTGGctgctccgcggcggcgccggcgccggcggcgagggcgacggcgagtaG
- the LOC127779133 gene encoding uncharacterized protein LOC127779133, translated as MATTASLSAVAARPLSVAGLKKPLCASFQPVPRARPAAAARMAVRASASMKERATAGLTAAAMAAAMVLPDVAEAAQGSLTPSLKNFLLSIVSGGVVLVAIVGAVVAVSNFDPVKRT; from the coding sequence atGGCCACAACCGCGTCGCTGTccgccgtcgcggcgcggcCACTGTCCGTGGCCGGGCTCAAGAAGCCCCTGTGCGCCTCGTTCCAGCCCGTGCCGagggcgaggccggcggcggcggcgaggatggccgTGAGGGCGTCGGCGTCGATGAAGGAGAGGGCGACGGCCGGGCTGAcggccgcggccatggcggcggcgatggtcctCCCCGACGTCGCGGAGGCCGCGCAGGGCAGCCTGACGCCGTCGCTCAAGAACTTCCTCCTCAGCATCGTGTCCGGCGGGGTCGTGctcgtcgccatcgtcggcgccgtcgtcgccgtctccaACTTCGACCCCGTCAAGCGGACCtga